One window from the genome of Nocardioides panaciterrulae encodes:
- a CDS encoding ATP-dependent DNA helicase, which translates to MRLDTPEQLRDLLGESWTFSPQQFAAITAPLEPAVVIAGAGSGKTTVMAARVVWLVATGRVAPAEVLGLTFTTKATAELASRIRASLRQAGLLPDRELRPLPGPDGETVAEGEVEEPTVSTYHSYASALLSEHGLRIGHEPDTRLIADASRYQLAARVVQRYTRPVEHLSDSPRHVVQYLLALDAEMSEHLVDPATVRAYDAAERQRFVDGMAAESRKTYRARNEKAISAIDRRAELLGLVEAYRDLKAHLGLMDFSDQIALAARLAAQCPEVGALERGKYRIVLLDEYQDTSVAQALMLSRLFSGPDPDHGRGHPVTAVGDPNQAIYGWRGASVSNILEFGQDFPAGDGEPRTYPLTVNRRSDERILATANHLAADLYAARPGLRPLEAKPGAAPGEVRVAVHETYDDELAWLADRVVEVHAELAAAGAGPAWKEIGVLTRDNAHAAKVFDALSEREIPVEIVGLKGLLRLPEVAEVVATLTLVQDVTANAALLTLLAGPRWAIGPRDLALLGRRAAELAGDQRGAAGPGAPDLQAQLRAAVEGADPTEIASLCDALEDPGDHAYSAEARARFTLLAEELRRLRAAVGEPILDLVRRIVDVTGIDLELASSVSPAAAARRDNLDLFVQAVAEFQAVDGQVTLAALLAWLEAEDEFGQGLDVATPSEADSVKLLTVHRAKGLEWDAVFLVGVTEQKFPTNRGRSSWLTVPSVMPAALRGDARDLPVLGGHTPEDIAAHAAAAKAHEAEEELRLGYVAWTRARHRLFVSAWCWASHLKSARGPSAYLRATREAMEAWGGAPDHWLDAPPKGATSPYAEVSPDLPWPISHRTAEVERRIEAAARVRAARPVDEQTVEDVLHLDRIAQWDDEIGRLLEEARRDRSPQVQVPLPSSLSATSLARLRDDPDGFARDLARPMPRRPSSAARFGTRFHAWVEARFGQQLLLDPDELPGRGDEGIDDDSELQELVKRFEEGPFADRVPHAVEAPFALVLGGQVVRGRIDAVYEQVVAGRPGYLLVDWKTNREATADPLQLAIYRTAWAELAGVPVEQVTVAFYYVRTGEVVEPAGLPDRVELERLVS; encoded by the coding sequence CTGCGCCTCGACACCCCCGAGCAGCTGCGCGACCTGCTGGGGGAGAGCTGGACCTTCAGCCCCCAGCAGTTCGCGGCGATCACCGCGCCGCTCGAGCCGGCGGTGGTGATCGCGGGCGCGGGCTCGGGCAAGACCACGGTGATGGCCGCCCGGGTGGTGTGGCTGGTGGCCACCGGCCGGGTCGCCCCCGCGGAGGTCCTCGGCCTGACCTTCACGACCAAGGCCACCGCGGAGCTCGCGTCCCGGATCCGGGCCAGCCTGCGGCAGGCCGGGCTGCTGCCGGACCGCGAGCTGCGCCCGCTGCCCGGGCCCGACGGCGAGACTGTGGCTGAAGGGGAGGTCGAGGAGCCCACGGTCTCGACGTACCACTCCTACGCCTCGGCGCTGCTCTCCGAGCACGGCCTGCGGATCGGCCACGAGCCCGACACCCGGCTGATCGCCGACGCCAGCCGCTACCAGCTCGCGGCCCGGGTCGTGCAGCGCTACACCCGGCCGGTCGAGCACCTGTCGGACTCACCGCGCCACGTCGTGCAGTACCTCCTCGCGCTCGACGCCGAGATGAGCGAGCACCTCGTCGATCCCGCCACGGTCCGGGCGTACGACGCGGCGGAGCGGCAGCGGTTCGTCGACGGCATGGCCGCGGAGTCGCGCAAGACCTACCGCGCCCGCAACGAGAAGGCGATCTCGGCCATCGACCGCCGCGCCGAGCTGCTGGGCCTGGTCGAGGCCTACCGGGACCTGAAGGCCCACCTGGGCCTGATGGACTTCTCCGACCAGATCGCGCTGGCCGCGCGGCTCGCCGCGCAGTGCCCGGAGGTGGGCGCGCTGGAGCGCGGGAAGTACCGCATCGTGCTGCTCGACGAGTACCAGGACACCTCGGTCGCCCAGGCGCTGATGCTCAGCCGGCTCTTCTCCGGCCCGGACCCCGACCACGGCCGGGGCCACCCGGTCACCGCGGTCGGCGATCCCAACCAGGCGATCTACGGCTGGCGGGGCGCCTCGGTGTCCAACATCCTCGAGTTCGGCCAGGACTTCCCGGCCGGCGACGGCGAGCCCCGCACCTACCCGCTGACGGTCAACCGGCGCAGCGACGAGCGGATCCTGGCCACCGCCAACCACCTCGCGGCCGACCTGTACGCCGCGCGCCCGGGGCTGCGGCCGCTGGAGGCCAAGCCCGGCGCGGCGCCGGGTGAGGTCCGGGTCGCGGTGCACGAGACCTACGACGACGAGCTGGCCTGGCTCGCCGACCGGGTCGTGGAGGTGCACGCCGAGCTTGCCGCCGCCGGCGCGGGGCCGGCCTGGAAGGAGATCGGCGTCCTGACCCGCGACAACGCCCACGCGGCGAAGGTCTTCGACGCGTTGAGCGAGCGCGAGATCCCGGTGGAGATCGTCGGCCTCAAGGGGCTGCTCCGGCTGCCCGAGGTGGCCGAGGTGGTCGCCACGCTGACCCTGGTGCAGGACGTCACCGCCAACGCCGCGCTGCTGACCCTGCTCGCCGGCCCCCGCTGGGCGATCGGCCCGCGCGACCTGGCGCTGCTCGGCCGGCGGGCCGCCGAGCTCGCCGGCGACCAGCGCGGCGCGGCCGGGCCCGGGGCGCCCGACCTGCAGGCGCAGCTGCGGGCCGCGGTCGAGGGAGCCGACCCGACCGAGATCGCGTCGCTGTGCGACGCGCTGGAGGATCCCGGCGACCACGCCTACTCCGCGGAGGCGCGCGCGCGGTTCACGTTGCTGGCCGAGGAGCTGCGGCGGCTGCGGGCGGCAGTGGGCGAGCCGATCCTCGACCTGGTCCGGCGGATCGTCGACGTCACCGGCATCGACCTCGAGCTGGCCTCCTCGGTCAGCCCCGCGGCGGCGGCCCGCCGCGACAACCTCGACCTGTTCGTGCAGGCGGTGGCGGAGTTCCAGGCCGTCGACGGGCAGGTGACGCTGGCGGCGCTGCTGGCCTGGCTGGAGGCCGAGGACGAGTTCGGCCAGGGCCTCGACGTGGCCACGCCGTCGGAGGCCGACTCGGTGAAGCTGCTGACCGTGCACCGGGCCAAGGGCCTGGAGTGGGACGCGGTCTTCCTGGTCGGCGTCACCGAGCAGAAGTTCCCCACCAACCGCGGCCGGTCCAGCTGGCTCACGGTGCCGTCGGTGATGCCGGCGGCGCTGCGCGGCGACGCCCGGGACCTGCCGGTGCTCGGGGGCCACACGCCGGAGGACATCGCCGCGCACGCGGCCGCCGCCAAGGCCCACGAGGCCGAGGAGGAGCTGCGGCTCGGGTACGTCGCCTGGACGCGCGCCCGGCACCGGCTGTTCGTCTCCGCCTGGTGCTGGGCCTCGCACCTGAAGTCCGCCCGCGGGCCCTCGGCGTACCTCCGCGCCACCCGCGAGGCGATGGAGGCCTGGGGCGGGGCGCCCGACCACTGGCTCGACGCGCCGCCGAAGGGCGCGACGAGCCCGTACGCCGAGGTCTCGCCCGACCTGCCGTGGCCGATCTCGCACCGCACCGCCGAGGTGGAGCGGCGGATCGAGGCCGCCGCCCGGGTCCGGGCCGCGCGCCCGGTCGACGAGCAGACCGTGGAGGACGTGTTGCACCTCGACCGGATCGCGCAGTGGGACGACGAGATCGGCCGGCTCCTGGAGGAGGCACGCCGCGACCGCTCGCCGCAGGTGCAGGTGCCGCTGCCCTCGAGCCTGTCGGCGACCTCGCTGGCCCGGCTGCGCGACGACCCCGACGGCTTCGCCCGCGACCTGGCCCGGCCGATGCCGCGCCGTCCCTCGTCCGCGGCCCGGTTCGGCACCAGGTTCCACGCCTGGGTGGAGGCGCGGTTCGGCCAGCAGCTGCTGCTGGACCCCGACGAGCTGCCGGGCCGCGGCGACGAGGGCATCGACGACGACTCCGAGCTGCAGGAGCTGGTCAAGCGGTTCGAGGAGGGTCCGTTCGCCGACCGGGTGCCGCACGCCGTGGAGGCGCCGTTCGCGCTGGTGCTCGGCGGCCAGGTCGTCCGCGGCCGGATCGACGCGGTCTACGAGCAGGTCGTCGCCGGCCGGCCCGGCTACCTCCTGGTGGACTGGAAGACCAACCGTGAGGCGACCGCCGACCCGCTCCAGCTCGCGATCTACCGGACCGCCTGGGCCGAGCTCGCCGGCGTCCCCGTCGAGCAGGTCACGGTGGCGTTCTACTACGTCCGCACCGGTGAGGTCGTCGAGCCCGCGGGCCTGCCCGACCGCGTCGAGCTGGAGCGGCTGGTGAGCTGA
- the deoD gene encoding purine-nucleoside phosphorylase: protein MSTHIGAEPGEIAPVVLMPGDPLRARWIAETFLEDARCYSEVRGMLGYTGTWRGRRVSVQGSGMGQPSLAIYANELFREYGVESIVRVGSCGALTDRLAVRDIVLASGACTDSSMNRIRFEGLDYAPVADFGLLHRAYEAARTRAGGADVHVGLLLSSDSFYSPRPELTARMVEYGVLAVEMEASALYTLAAGHGRKALAVCTVSDHIVTGEETTAAEREKTFGAMVDIALEAALGA from the coding sequence GTGAGCACCCACATCGGCGCCGAGCCCGGCGAGATCGCCCCTGTCGTCCTCATGCCCGGCGACCCGCTGCGCGCGCGGTGGATCGCCGAGACCTTCCTCGAGGACGCCCGGTGCTACTCCGAGGTCCGCGGCATGCTCGGCTACACCGGCACCTGGCGCGGCCGGCGCGTCTCGGTCCAGGGCTCGGGCATGGGCCAGCCCTCGCTGGCCATCTACGCCAACGAGCTGTTCCGGGAGTACGGCGTCGAGTCCATCGTCCGGGTCGGCTCCTGCGGCGCGCTGACCGACCGGCTGGCGGTGCGTGACATCGTCCTCGCCTCCGGCGCGTGCACCGACTCCTCGATGAACCGGATCCGCTTCGAGGGCCTCGACTACGCCCCGGTCGCCGACTTCGGCCTGCTGCACCGGGCCTACGAGGCCGCCCGGACCCGTGCCGGCGGGGCGGACGTGCACGTGGGGCTGCTCCTCAGCAGCGACTCGTTCTACAGCCCCCGCCCCGAGCTCACCGCGCGGATGGTGGAGTACGGCGTGCTCGCGGTCGAGATGGAGGCCAGCGCGCTCTACACCCTGGCCGCCGGTCACGGACGCAAGGCGCTCGCGGTCTGCACCGTCTCCGACCACATCGTCACCGGCGAGGAGACGACCGCGGCCGAGCGGGAGAAGACGTTCGGCGCCATGGTCGACATCGCCCTCGAAGCGGCCCTGGGCGCGTGA